A genome region from Brassica oleracea var. oleracea cultivar TO1000 chromosome C2, BOL, whole genome shotgun sequence includes the following:
- the LOC106325550 gene encoding MATE efflux family protein 5-like has protein sequence MCQLNRVRNEVTIPLLPKISHQEKLHVLPNYTTPLSLFANEAISVARISLPLVFTGLLLYFRSFVSLFFLGGLGDHTLAGGSLALAFANITGYSFFSGLTMGVESICSQAFGAKRYNLVMATIKRGTALLLFTSLPVFLLWINIDKVLKALKQDEELVSEAHTFLLYSVPDLIAQSFLHPLRVYLRTQSKTLPLSICTAVASVLHLPITFFLVSYLGLGIKGIALSGVASNINLVAFLFIYIAFLEDKVRSDEEGEVSEESCGDSVREWKKLLGLAIPSCVSVCLEWWCYEIMIVLCGLLVNPKATIASMGILIQITSLIYIFPNSLSFGVSTRVGNELGSNQPQRARRAAIVGLGLSIALGFTAFAFTVSVRNMWARLFTDDEEIIKLTLMVLPIVGLCELGNCPQTTGCGVLRGSARPRIGANINMAAFYVVGMPMGMVMTFWFGFGFRGLWLGMLAAQIVCVSGMMVATCRTNWEVEAARARELTAVDGGRGGDDKDVEVGKVDY, from the coding sequence ATGTGTCAGCTAAATCGTGTCAGAAATGAAGTTACAATACCTTTACTCCCAAAAATATCTCATCAGGAGAAACTGCATGTACTTCCAAATTACACTACTCCCCTTTCCCTCTTCGCAAATGAAGCAATCTCAGTAGCAAGAATCTCTCTCCCACTGGTCTTCACAGGTCTCCTCCTTTACTTTCGCTCTTTCGTCTCTCTATTTTTCCTCGGCGGCCTCGGTGACCACACACTCGCCGGCGGCTCCCTAGCCCTCGCATTCGCCAACATAACCGGTTACTCTTTCTTCTCCGGTTTAACCATGGGCGTTGAATCAATCTGCTCCCAAGCCTTCGGCGCAAAACGTTATAACCTCGTCATGGCTACGATCAAGCGAGGAACCGCTCTCCTCCTCTTCACATCTCTCCCTGTTTTTCTCCTCTGGATCAACATCGACAAGGTCTTGAAAGCGTTAAAACAGGACGAGGAGCTTGTGTCCGAAGCTCACACCTTCCTGCTTTACTCTGTTCCTGATCTCATCGCCCAATCTTTCTTACACCCATTAAGAGTTTATCTCAGGACACAGTCAAAGACTCTTCCTCTATCAATCTGCACGGCGGTAGCGAGTGTTCTCCACTTGCCCATCACGTTCTTCCTCGTGTCATATCTCGGTTTGGGTATTAAAGGTATCGCCTTAAGTGGGGTTGCCTCAAACATCAACCTTGTTGCCTTTCTCTTCATCTATATCGCTTTCTTGGAAGACAAAGTAAGAAGCGACGAGGAAGGTGAGGTTTCAGAGGAGTCGTGTGGAGATAGTGTGAGAGAATGGAAGAAACTGCTCGGTCTGGCCATACCGAGTTGTGTATCGGTTTGTCTCGAGTGGTGGTGCTATGAGATCATGATCGTGCTTTGTGGGCTACTTGTAAACCCTAAAGCAACCATTGCTTCAATGGGAATTCTCATCCAAATCACTTCTCTTATTTACATTTTCCCCAACTCGTTGAGCTTTGGAGTCTCGACTCGTGTGGGAAACGAGCTGGGTTCGAACCAGCCGCAGAGAGCGAGAAGAGCAGCCATTGTTGGGCTCGGTCTCAGTATCGCTCTAGGGTTTACGGCTTTCGCGTTCACCGTGTCAGTCAGAAACATGTGGGCTAGGCTTTTCACTGATGATGAGGAAATCATTAAGTTAACTTTGATGGTTCTACCAATTGTTGGCCTTTGCGAGCTTGGAAACTGTCCTCAGACGACAGGGTGCGGCGTTCTAAGAGGGTCAGCGAGGCCAAGAATCGGAGCTAACATTAACATGGCGGCGTTTTATGTGGTTGGGATGCCAATGGGAATGGTTATGACGTTTTGGTTTGGGTTTGGATTCAGGGGACTTTGGCTTGGAATGCTCGCGGCGCAGATAGTGTGTGTGAGTGGTATGATGGT
- the LOC106322562 gene encoding traB domain-containing protein yields the protein MKLLSNPLTFPFFTSDPLASKPFFKPIKASVQAPPPDFDFRNELASDSRAAIASTFPELLDLADNGTLILVQKQSFGPTPPWRKEFVEPESIWLVGTSHISQESAAHVERVVRTVKPDNVAVELCRSRAGIMYTSGVGEEDQNLKSGALSLSGTGFLGAVGRSLDLGGQTALALRLLLAVFSSKLSSIADRPFGDEFRAARKASEEVGAQLVLGDRPIEITLQRAWDSLKWGEKINLVMGVTRAITSSSSISAAEIKEQETDESNGSLQLYERLSFSYPSLLQPLIHERDTYLAWSLKRSKAVNGCKTVVGVIGKGHMNGVIYALVSDSGDLRFRDLVGRGDSSDGGTTTSTGWIQMALKSLARDTILGFLLWELYDQYLKFMMMTQNPS from the exons ATGAAACTCCTTTCGAATCCACTGACCTTCCCCTTCTTCACTTCAGACCCCCTCGCTTCAAAGCCTTTCTTCAAACCCATCAAAGCCTCCGTCCAGGCTCCTCCCCCAGACTTCGACTTCCGCAACGAGCTCGCGTCGGACTCACGCGCCGCAATCGCCAGCACTTTCCCGGAGCTGCTCGACCTCGCAGATAATGGGACGTTGATTCTTGTCCAGAAGCAGAGCTTCGGCCCAACTCCACCCTGGCGCAAGGAGTTCGTGGAGCCTGAGTCAATTTGGCTCGTCGGCACTTCCCATATCTCGCAGGAGTCTGCCGCCCATGTCGAGCGCGTGGTACGCACGGTGAAGCCAGATAATGTCGCCGTCGAGCTCTGCCGTAGCAG AGCTGGGATTATGTACACTTCTGGTGTCGGAGAAGAAGACCAGAACTTAAAGTCTGGAGCCTTGTCATTGTCCGGAACAGGCTTTCTTGGTGCTGTTGGTCGGAGCTTAGACTTAG GAGGCCAAACTGCTTTGGCTTTGCGACTTCTCTTGGCGGTTTTCTCTTCCAAGTTATCTTCCATCGCTGACCGGCCTTTCGGTGATGAG TTTCGAGCTGCTCGGAAAGCGTCTGAGGAAGTTGGTGCGCAGCTGGTTCTTGGAGATCGACCTATAGAAATAACA CTTCAAAGGGCCTGGGACTCGTTGAAATGGGGAGAGAAGATTAATCTGGTGATGGGTGTTACTCGGGCAATCACGTCTTCATCCAGTATATCCGCAGCAGAGATTAAG GAACAAGAGACCGATGAAAGCAACGGAAGTTTGCAGCTTTATGAACGGCTAAGTTTCTCATACCCATCTCTCCTACAGCCACTAATACACGAAAGAGACACT TATCTTGCTTGGTCGTTGAAGAGGAGTAAGGCGGTGAATGGGTGTAAAACGGTGGTGGGTGTGATCGGAAAAGGTCACATGAATGGTGTGATCTACGCGTTGGTATCGGACTCTGGTGATCTCCGGTTTAGGGATTTGGTGGGAAGAGGAGATTCTTCTGATGGTGGTACTACTACATCGACCGGCTGGATTCAAATGGCTCTGAAGAGCCTCGCAAGAGATACAATTTTAGGGTTCTTGTTGTGGGAGTTGTATGATCAGTATCTCAAGTTTATGATGATGACCCAAAACCCTTCATGA